Proteins encoded together in one Rossellomorea sp. y25 window:
- a CDS encoding YpoC family protein → MKETILNIPSQLIDPFFFPDSEVRVDASHIIPDEPFFAYEILYFNEKALSILPWVDRELFISIILKSWGEGQKCLKTLFKERSKNTLHPMKKSISQFYMLLYWSNSLPVQLNSDISPINKLSIKPVNVVERMTFIRNNPNLFHSFIQLSQLFEEQHKQFAKSLALKRAREK, encoded by the coding sequence ATGAAAGAAACAATCTTGAACATCCCGTCCCAGTTAATTGATCCTTTTTTCTTTCCTGACTCAGAAGTGAGAGTGGATGCTTCTCATATCATACCGGATGAGCCTTTCTTTGCTTATGAAATTCTCTATTTCAATGAGAAGGCTCTAAGTATACTTCCTTGGGTGGATCGTGAATTATTCATAAGTATCATATTAAAGAGTTGGGGAGAAGGGCAGAAGTGTCTTAAAACGTTATTTAAAGAACGTTCAAAGAATACATTACATCCAATGAAAAAAAGTATTTCGCAATTTTATATGCTTTTATACTGGAGTAATTCACTTCCTGTACAATTAAATTCGGACATTTCTCCCATCAATAAACTTTCCATTAAACCGGTAAACGTAGTGGAAAGAATGACGTTCATTAGAAATAATCCAAACCTATTCCATTCATTTATACAGTTATCTCAGCTATTCGAGGAACAACATAAACAATTTGCTAAATCACTGGCTTTAAAACGAGCTAGAGAGAAATAA
- the nth gene encoding endonuclease III, protein MLNKKQIQICLDEMREMFPDAHCELRHDNPFELVIAVLLSAQCTDALVNKVTKGLFEKYKRPEDYLDVSLEELQQDIRSIGLYRNKAKNIRKLCEIILTEHGGSVPEIHEELVKLPGVGRKTANVVVSVAFGVPALAVDTHVERVSKRLGICRWKDSVLEVEKTLMKKIPKEEWSETHHRLIFFGRYHCKAQSPQCDVCPLVDLCREGQKRLKKKGNI, encoded by the coding sequence ATGCTAAATAAAAAACAAATACAAATATGCTTAGATGAAATGAGGGAAATGTTTCCCGACGCTCACTGTGAGCTCCGTCATGACAATCCATTTGAGCTGGTAATCGCCGTCCTTCTATCGGCACAATGTACTGACGCCCTCGTAAATAAAGTCACAAAAGGCTTATTTGAAAAATACAAACGACCTGAAGATTATCTGGATGTCTCCTTGGAAGAACTTCAACAGGATATACGCTCCATTGGGCTGTACCGGAACAAAGCAAAAAACATTCGAAAACTATGTGAGATTATTCTGACGGAACATGGGGGGAGTGTTCCTGAAATTCATGAAGAATTAGTGAAGCTGCCGGGCGTAGGAAGGAAAACTGCAAATGTAGTAGTATCGGTGGCATTTGGAGTGCCGGCTCTGGCAGTAGATACCCATGTTGAACGTGTAAGTAAGAGACTAGGGATTTGCCGATGGAAGGATAGCGTATTAGAAGTAGAAAAAACGTTAATGAAAAAAATCCCGAAAGAAGAGTGGTCCGAAACTCACCACCGGCTGATTTTCTTTGGAAGATACCATTGTAAAGCTCAATCCCCTCAATGTGACGTTTGCCCGCTGGTCGATTTATGCAGAGAAGGTCAAAAGAGATTAAAGAAAAAGGGTAACATATGA
- a CDS encoding DnaD domain-containing protein has translation MDYKRLMVSWIEEGTLNIPQLLLSNYNTLGLNESEFVLLLHIYGHLEKGNYFPTPEELSEPMSLSTEYCSSILRKLIQQQFLSIEEGSSTDGILFEKYSLNPLWEKMAEFVIQDSKMKQMQKSMEEEADIYTTFEQEFGRPLSPLECETLAMWLDQDDHNAIIIKAALREAVISGKLNFRYIDRILFEWKKNGVKTIEDARNQSQRFRSHQKPAASSDSTASPKRKSVPFYNWLEQ, from the coding sequence ATGGATTATAAACGATTAATGGTGTCCTGGATCGAAGAGGGAACACTGAACATTCCGCAATTATTATTATCAAATTACAATACATTAGGTTTAAATGAGTCAGAGTTCGTTTTACTGCTGCATATTTATGGTCATTTGGAAAAGGGTAACTATTTTCCAACCCCAGAAGAGCTCTCTGAACCTATGAGCCTTTCTACTGAATACTGTTCGTCTATATTACGAAAGTTAATTCAACAACAATTTCTATCTATTGAAGAGGGATCTTCAACAGATGGAATCCTTTTTGAAAAGTATTCTCTCAATCCATTATGGGAAAAAATGGCTGAGTTCGTGATACAAGATTCTAAAATGAAACAAATGCAGAAATCAATGGAAGAAGAAGCAGACATTTATACCACATTTGAACAAGAATTTGGTCGTCCGCTATCTCCATTAGAATGCGAAACGTTAGCCATGTGGTTGGACCAGGATGATCATAATGCTATTATTATTAAAGCAGCCTTGAGAGAAGCAGTCATATCAGGCAAGCTGAATTTTAGATATATCGATCGTATTCTATTTGAATGGAAGAAAAATGGTGTGAAAACCATTGAAGATGCACGAAACCAAAGTCAACGCTTCCGTTCCCATCAAAAACCCGCAGCTTCAAGTGATTCTACGGCTTCTCCTAAACGAAAATCAGTACCATTTTATAATTGGCTTGAGCAATAA
- the asnS gene encoding asparagine--tRNA ligase produces MKTTISQVSKFVGEEVTIGAWLANKRSSGKIAFLQLRDGTGFIQGVVVKSEVEEEIFQKAKSLTQETSLYVTGTVSEDSRSPFGYELQVKSVEVIHEAVDYPITPKEHGTEFLMDHRHLWLRSRKQHAVMKVRNEIIRATYEFFNQEGFVKVDPPILTGSAPEGTTELFATKYFEEDAYLSQSGQLYMEAAAMALGKVFSFGPTFRAEKSKTRRHLIEFWMIEPEMAFYDFKDNLEVQEQYVSYIVQSVLENCKLELDRLGRDTSKLEQIKAPFPRITYDDALKLLHEKGFDDIEWGDDFGAPHETAIAESYDKPVFITHYPTSLKPFYMQPDPDRDDVVLCADLIAPEGYGEIIGGSERIHDAELMKRRIEEHELATDAYKWYLELREYGSVPHSGFGLGLERTVAWISGVEHVRETIPFPRLLNRLYP; encoded by the coding sequence GTGAAAACTACTATATCTCAAGTAAGTAAGTTTGTTGGTGAAGAAGTAACCATTGGTGCTTGGCTTGCGAACAAACGTTCAAGTGGAAAAATTGCCTTTCTCCAGCTCCGTGATGGTACTGGGTTCATACAAGGTGTTGTTGTAAAAAGTGAAGTGGAAGAAGAAATCTTTCAAAAAGCAAAATCATTAACGCAAGAAACATCTCTATATGTTACTGGAACGGTTTCTGAAGATTCCCGTTCACCTTTTGGGTACGAATTGCAAGTGAAAAGCGTAGAAGTGATTCATGAAGCAGTTGATTATCCAATTACACCTAAGGAACACGGAACAGAATTCCTGATGGATCATCGTCACCTTTGGCTTCGTTCCCGTAAACAACATGCAGTGATGAAAGTGCGTAACGAAATCATCCGTGCAACATATGAGTTCTTTAATCAAGAAGGATTTGTAAAAGTAGATCCTCCAATTCTGACGGGAAGTGCTCCAGAAGGAACGACCGAGTTATTTGCCACTAAATATTTTGAAGAAGATGCCTACCTTTCTCAGAGTGGTCAGCTTTACATGGAAGCAGCAGCCATGGCATTAGGTAAAGTATTTTCTTTCGGGCCAACATTCAGAGCGGAGAAATCGAAAACTCGTCGTCATTTAATCGAGTTCTGGATGATCGAGCCTGAAATGGCATTCTACGACTTTAAAGATAACCTGGAAGTACAGGAGCAATATGTTTCTTATATCGTTCAATCGGTTCTGGAAAACTGCAAGCTGGAATTAGATCGATTAGGAAGAGATACTTCTAAGTTAGAGCAAATTAAAGCGCCATTCCCACGAATCACCTATGATGATGCCCTTAAACTACTGCATGAAAAAGGGTTCGATGATATCGAGTGGGGAGACGACTTTGGGGCTCCACATGAGACTGCGATAGCTGAAAGCTACGACAAGCCGGTATTTATCACGCATTACCCTACTTCTTTAAAGCCTTTCTATATGCAGCCTGATCCAGACCGCGATGATGTCGTATTGTGTGCTGACCTGATCGCTCCAGAAGGGTATGGGGAGATTATCGGTGGCTCAGAGCGTATCCATGATGCAGAGCTGATGAAGCGTCGCATTGAAGAGCATGAGCTGGCTACGGATGCATACAAGTGGTACTTGGAATTAAGAGAATATGGATCTGTTCCTCATTCAGGATTCGGTCTAGGACTTGAAAGAACAGTGGCTTGGATCAGCGGAGTAGAACACGTAAGGGAAACCATCCCATTCCCGCGTCTACTAAACCGTTTATATCCTTAA
- a CDS encoding pyridoxal phosphate-dependent aminotransferase, translated as MKFTLADRVSALTPSTTLAITAKAKEMKSQGIDVIGLGAGEPDFNTPEHIIKAAHESMTEGHTKYTPSGGMAKLKEAVIHKFETDQKLTYAPSEIIVTSGAKHALYTLFQVLLNEGDEVIIPTPYWVSYPEQVKLAGGTPVIVEGKEENEYKITPQQLKETITPKTKAVILNTPSNPTGMLYSPEELHAIGEVCLENDVLIVSDEIYEKLVYDGNAHTSIAELSPELKEQTIVINGVSKSHSMTGWRIGYAAGNEAIIKAMTNLASHSTSNPTTTSQYGTVAAYLGDQQPVEDMRQSFEERLNIVFDKLNNIPGFSCLKPQGAFYLFPNVSEAAKKTGYNNVDEFTKALLEEAKVAVIPGSGFGSDNNIRLSYATSLDALEKAIERMHEFVVRKSK; from the coding sequence ATGAAATTTACGTTGGCTGACAGAGTAAGTGCATTAACACCATCAACGACTTTAGCGATTACTGCAAAAGCAAAGGAAATGAAGTCACAAGGAATTGATGTAATCGGGTTAGGTGCAGGGGAACCAGATTTTAATACACCTGAACATATCATCAAAGCTGCGCATGAATCCATGACTGAGGGCCACACCAAATATACTCCATCTGGTGGAATGGCGAAATTAAAAGAAGCCGTCATCCACAAGTTTGAGACAGACCAGAAACTCACGTATGCACCTTCTGAAATCATCGTAACAAGTGGGGCTAAACATGCCCTTTATACATTGTTTCAAGTGCTTTTAAACGAAGGTGATGAGGTCATTATTCCTACTCCTTATTGGGTTAGCTATCCTGAACAAGTGAAGCTTGCCGGAGGAACTCCTGTAATCGTTGAAGGGAAAGAAGAGAATGAGTACAAAATAACTCCACAGCAGTTAAAAGAGACGATAACTCCTAAAACGAAAGCGGTCATCCTTAACACACCTAGTAACCCTACAGGCATGCTATACTCCCCGGAAGAGTTACATGCGATTGGGGAAGTATGCTTAGAAAATGATGTTCTGATCGTTTCAGACGAAATTTATGAGAAGCTTGTGTATGACGGGAACGCACACACGTCTATTGCTGAATTGTCTCCAGAACTTAAAGAGCAAACAATCGTGATTAACGGGGTGTCAAAATCTCATTCCATGACGGGATGGAGAATTGGGTATGCCGCAGGTAACGAGGCAATCATTAAAGCAATGACCAATCTTGCCAGTCATTCTACCTCAAACCCAACGACGACTTCACAATATGGGACGGTTGCTGCCTATTTAGGAGATCAACAGCCGGTAGAGGATATGAGACAGTCGTTTGAGGAGCGCTTAAACATTGTTTTTGATAAATTAAACAATATTCCAGGGTTTAGTTGTTTAAAACCTCAAGGTGCATTCTATCTGTTCCCGAATGTGTCAGAAGCGGCTAAGAAAACAGGCTACAACAATGTCGACGAATTTACCAAAGCACTACTGGAAGAGGCGAAGGTAGCCGTTATTCCTGGTTCAGGTTTCGGATCGGACAATAATATCCGTCTTTCTTATGCCACAAGTCTTGATGCACTTGAAAAAGCAATTGAGAGAATGCATGAATTTGTTGTTAGGAAAAGTAAATAA
- a CDS encoding DUF5590 domain-containing protein: MKKWITIIALLFIVLGITASVVIYQVSRNPLDNQAEKALSRVKAETAIVDVESTSFYNGSKSYVVVTGKDDQNEKLVAWIPNKKGKIIEKKWADGISKEQAINKLNDEKQPKELLSVRLGYESVGPVWEITYLDQQDNLNYFYLLFSTGEWWRKIENL; the protein is encoded by the coding sequence ATGAAAAAATGGATAACGATTATCGCACTATTGTTCATTGTCCTTGGGATAACGGCTTCGGTCGTAATTTATCAAGTTTCCCGGAACCCATTGGATAATCAGGCTGAGAAGGCTCTAAGTCGAGTGAAAGCTGAAACGGCTATCGTCGATGTTGAAAGCACAAGCTTCTACAACGGCTCTAAGTCATATGTTGTGGTGACAGGTAAGGATGATCAAAACGAGAAGCTCGTCGCTTGGATACCCAATAAAAAAGGGAAAATAATTGAGAAAAAATGGGCAGATGGTATTTCAAAAGAACAGGCAATCAATAAACTAAATGATGAAAAGCAGCCGAAAGAATTGTTATCAGTCCGTTTAGGATATGAATCTGTCGGGCCTGTTTGGGAAATTACCTATTTAGATCAACAAGACAATTTAAATTATTTTTACCTGCTGTTTTCTACTGGAGAATGGTGGAGGAAAATAGAAAATTTATAA
- a CDS encoding YpmA family protein produces the protein MESRIEILSTVRIEYTDNLYKVVDTLNRTLKKDDYMFGLALDPEDQNQAVLTIYRT, from the coding sequence ATGGAGAGCCGAATTGAAATTCTTTCCACTGTTCGTATCGAATATACGGATAACTTATATAAAGTAGTTGATACACTGAATAGAACCTTAAAAAAAGATGATTATATGTTTGGTTTAGCCTTAGATCCGGAAGATCAGAATCAAGCAGTATTAACAATTTATCGTACATAA